In Microbacterium enclense, one genomic interval encodes:
- a CDS encoding MFS transporter yields MSSSTRTTTATASVGSARVPLRLPTASSTFIVGIAGYLGVNLSPYMIIAVQQGMDADVLTASWLVTGALLLTALTGLAVAPLCAGHRRRAVARVGLLVAVVGFGLAALAPGLLLAGLLLGGVGAGGAVAASGAALAAFRNPDRVAGFYGLANRGIITVVLAVVPLIGLAPIDVFGSMAVFSFVGLVLATWLPGAPAAAASPGAATGAAIPLEIPPTGTTRTTARPSRTVTVAGFTLLIVFALWAASEDSLWAMVGVMGADQASLSAEGLGIALSGATAGGLVASVALMIVGDRLGRGVPLIVLLVIGGILKIVQGYVTDPTLFVVVFIVWNTTYALVFAFFVSTSAALDAEGRWSGPLLATYLVGSALTPVIGANLVALLGYQGFTLALAIASFLLAVPAGVIGLLSRRLEREAAEVSA; encoded by the coding sequence GTGTCTTCCTCCACCCGCACCACCACCGCGACCGCATCGGTGGGCTCCGCCCGAGTACCCCTGCGCCTGCCCACCGCGAGCTCGACGTTCATCGTCGGCATCGCCGGGTACCTGGGCGTGAATCTCTCGCCCTACATGATCATCGCCGTGCAACAGGGCATGGATGCCGACGTGCTGACCGCCAGCTGGCTGGTCACCGGCGCGCTCCTGCTCACCGCGTTGACCGGGCTCGCCGTGGCGCCGTTGTGCGCCGGCCATCGTCGCCGCGCGGTGGCGCGGGTCGGACTCCTGGTCGCCGTGGTCGGGTTCGGCCTGGCTGCGCTCGCCCCCGGCCTGCTCCTCGCCGGGCTCCTGCTGGGCGGAGTCGGCGCAGGTGGAGCGGTCGCCGCGTCCGGAGCGGCGCTCGCCGCCTTCCGCAACCCCGACCGCGTCGCGGGCTTCTACGGCCTCGCGAACCGTGGCATCATCACCGTCGTGCTGGCGGTGGTGCCGCTGATCGGCCTCGCGCCGATCGACGTCTTCGGCTCCATGGCCGTCTTCAGCTTCGTCGGTCTCGTGCTGGCCACGTGGCTTCCGGGCGCTCCGGCCGCAGCCGCCAGCCCGGGCGCTGCCACCGGGGCCGCGATTCCGCTCGAGATCCCGCCCACGGGGACGACGCGGACGACCGCACGCCCCTCGCGCACCGTGACCGTGGCCGGATTCACCCTGCTCATCGTCTTCGCCCTGTGGGCTGCGAGCGAGGACTCGCTGTGGGCCATGGTCGGCGTCATGGGTGCCGACCAGGCGAGCCTCTCCGCCGAAGGTCTCGGCATCGCGCTCAGCGGGGCGACGGCGGGCGGGCTCGTCGCCTCGGTCGCCTTGATGATCGTGGGCGACCGTCTCGGCCGCGGCGTGCCGCTCATCGTGCTGCTCGTGATCGGCGGCATCCTGAAGATCGTGCAGGGCTACGTCACCGACCCCACCCTGTTCGTCGTGGTCTTCATCGTGTGGAACACCACCTATGCCCTGGTCTTCGCCTTCTTCGTGTCGACCTCGGCGGCGCTCGATGCGGAGGGGCGGTGGTCGGGTCCGCTCCTGGCGACCTACCTCGTCGGCTCCGCGCTGACGCCCGTGATCGGGGCCAACCTCGTCGCCCTCCTCGGCTACCAGGGCTTCACTCTCGCGCTCGCCATCGCGAGCTTCCTCCTCGCCGTTCCCGCGGGCGTCATCGGGCTTCTCTCGCGTCGACTCGAACGTGAAGCGGCGGAGGTCTCCGCATGA
- a CDS encoding glycine--tRNA ligase translates to MAEQSRLDKVIALARHRGFVFQAGEIYGGSRSAWDYGPLGTELKENIRRQWWQTFVRGRGDMVGLDSSIILPKRVWEASGHVATFTDPLVECLHCHKRFRADTLIEDFEARKGRKAENGLADVPCPNCGTKGQYTEPKSFSGLVKTYLGVVDDESGLYFLRPETAQGIFVNFSNVLTASRRKPPFGVGQVGKAFRNEITPGNFIFRTREFEQMEIEYFTPPAEANEWFEHWVEACWNWFIDLGIDAENMKRFDVPEDDRAHYSAGTIDVEYRFGFPGKEWGELMGVANRTDYDLKSHSEASGQSLTFFDQASGEKYTPYVIEPSFGLTRAMMAFLVDAYREEEVPNAKGGTDTRTVLKLDPRLAPVKVAVLPLSRNERLSPLAREVADALRSAGWNIDFDDAGAIGRRYRRQDEIGTPFCVTVDFDSLDDNAVTVRDRDTMGQERISLDALHGYLAERLRGA, encoded by the coding sequence CTACGGCGGTTCGCGCTCGGCATGGGACTACGGCCCCCTCGGCACCGAGCTGAAGGAGAACATCCGCCGGCAGTGGTGGCAGACGTTCGTGCGCGGTCGTGGCGACATGGTGGGTCTGGACTCGAGCATCATCCTGCCCAAGCGCGTCTGGGAGGCGTCGGGTCACGTCGCCACCTTCACTGACCCGCTCGTCGAGTGCCTGCATTGCCACAAGCGCTTCCGCGCCGACACCCTGATCGAAGACTTCGAGGCCCGCAAGGGCCGTAAGGCCGAGAACGGCCTCGCCGACGTCCCGTGCCCCAACTGCGGCACGAAGGGCCAGTACACCGAGCCCAAGTCCTTCTCCGGTCTGGTCAAGACCTACCTCGGTGTGGTGGACGACGAGTCGGGCCTGTACTTCCTGCGCCCCGAGACCGCGCAGGGCATCTTCGTGAACTTCTCGAACGTGCTCACGGCATCCCGTCGCAAGCCCCCGTTCGGCGTCGGCCAGGTCGGCAAGGCGTTCCGCAACGAGATCACCCCCGGGAACTTCATCTTCCGCACGCGCGAGTTCGAGCAGATGGAGATCGAGTACTTCACCCCTCCGGCCGAGGCGAACGAGTGGTTCGAGCACTGGGTCGAGGCGTGCTGGAACTGGTTCATCGACCTCGGTATCGACGCCGAGAACATGAAGCGCTTCGACGTACCCGAAGACGACCGTGCGCACTACTCCGCCGGCACGATCGACGTCGAGTACCGCTTCGGTTTCCCCGGCAAGGAGTGGGGCGAGCTCATGGGCGTCGCCAACCGCACCGACTACGACCTCAAGAGCCACTCGGAAGCCTCGGGCCAGTCGCTCACGTTCTTCGACCAGGCGTCGGGCGAGAAGTACACGCCCTACGTCATCGAGCCGTCGTTCGGTCTGACGCGCGCCATGATGGCCTTCCTCGTCGACGCCTACCGCGAAGAAGAGGTGCCCAACGCCAAGGGCGGCACCGACACCCGCACGGTGCTCAAGCTCGATCCGCGCCTCGCCCCGGTCAAGGTCGCCGTCCTCCCGCTCTCGCGCAACGAGCGCCTGTCGCCGCTGGCGCGCGAGGTCGCCGACGCCCTGCGGTCGGCGGGCTGGAACATCGACTTCGACGACGCGGGGGCCATCGGCCGTCGCTACCGTCGCCAGGACGAGATCGGCACCCCCTTCTGCGTCACGGTCGACTTCGATTCGCTCGACGACAACGCCGTGACCGTCCGCGACCGCGACACGATGGGCCAGGAGCGCATCTCCCTCGACGCGCTGCACGGCTACCTCGCCGAACGGCTCCGCGGAGCCTGA
- a CDS encoding ATP-binding cassette domain-containing protein, whose protein sequence is MTTSSTRSPAVRAEGLVKTFGSNRAVDGVDLVVEAGTVYGVLGPNGAGKTTTISMLTTLLRPDGGRAEIFGHDVAREPHVVRQLIGLTGQFASVDEKLSATENLMIFGRLLGLSRADARRKASELLEEFGLTEAASRPLAKFSGGMRRRLDLAASLIAQPPLIFLDEPTTGLDPRTRGQMWDTIRRLVASGSTVVLTTQYLDEADQLADRIAVIDRGRVVAEGTALELKASVGQASLVLRLQPGSDLDVARATVGRVLDATAIVSPEAARLTVPMSDPDQVTDLLVAFRDAGLHLSEFSVQQPTLDEVFLTLTGTGVPADDTAARESADDLEGVRR, encoded by the coding sequence ATGACCACTTCATCCACCCGCTCTCCCGCGGTCCGCGCCGAAGGGCTCGTCAAGACGTTCGGCTCCAACCGGGCCGTCGACGGCGTCGATCTCGTCGTCGAAGCCGGCACGGTCTACGGCGTGCTCGGCCCCAACGGCGCCGGCAAGACCACCACCATCAGCATGCTGACGACGCTGCTTCGTCCCGACGGCGGCCGTGCCGAGATCTTCGGCCACGACGTCGCCCGCGAGCCGCACGTCGTGCGCCAGCTCATCGGCCTGACCGGGCAGTTCGCCTCGGTCGACGAGAAGCTCTCGGCCACCGAGAACCTCATGATCTTCGGTCGCCTCCTCGGCCTCTCCCGTGCCGACGCCCGCCGCAAGGCGAGCGAGCTGCTCGAGGAGTTCGGCCTCACCGAGGCGGCATCCCGGCCGCTCGCGAAGTTCTCGGGCGGCATGCGTCGCCGCCTCGACCTCGCGGCATCCCTCATCGCCCAGCCGCCGCTCATCTTCCTCGACGAGCCGACCACCGGTCTCGACCCCCGCACCCGCGGACAGATGTGGGACACGATCCGGCGGCTCGTGGCATCCGGATCCACCGTCGTGCTCACCACGCAGTACCTCGACGAAGCCGACCAGCTCGCCGACCGCATCGCCGTCATCGACCGCGGCCGCGTGGTCGCCGAGGGCACGGCGCTCGAGCTCAAGGCGTCGGTCGGCCAAGCCTCGCTCGTGCTGCGGCTCCAACCCGGCTCCGACCTCGACGTCGCCCGCGCGACGGTGGGACGGGTCCTGGATGCCACGGCGATCGTCTCGCCGGAGGCGGCGCGTCTCACGGTGCCGATGTCCGACCCCGACCAGGTCACCGATCTGCTCGTCGCGTTCCGCGACGCGGGCCTCCACTTGAGCGAGTTCAGCGTGCAGCAGCCCACGCTCGACGAGGTCTTCCTCACCCTCACCGGCACGGGTGTGCCGGCCGACGACACCGCGGCGCGAGAGAGTGCCGACGACCTGGAAGGAGTCCGCCGATGA
- a CDS encoding LacI family DNA-binding transcriptional regulator, which translates to MTPRKPTLHDVAAAAGVSIAAASFALRDKAGVSPETRERVLASARALNYVVNAPARSLRTSRYGTVGLHLPPGSTRLPYYTEFAFGVVDAADHRGLSVILLPHRLADDSTPPAAFVDGYIVVDATVEDAGIRAILDTGRPVVSGEHVLGGEDRVAGSVVYDHDTALRGLLGHLTDRGAERIAAVLPPDGTSWSRELTATFTSWMTERRGIPIIRTIGFVPTADEVDTAVADILATERIDALIVAPSGSAAPALQAAARAGRRVGDDLLLAAYVDEPMHALLTPAVTSFDLEARAFGSACLELLTAVTDAKPPADRVRVIAPRLQVRASTAGA; encoded by the coding sequence GTGACCCCCCGCAAACCGACACTGCACGACGTGGCCGCCGCGGCCGGTGTGTCGATCGCGGCAGCGTCGTTCGCCCTGCGCGACAAGGCGGGGGTCTCGCCCGAGACGCGAGAGCGGGTGCTGGCATCCGCCCGCGCGCTCAACTACGTCGTCAACGCGCCCGCACGCAGCCTGCGCACGTCCCGCTACGGCACGGTCGGTCTCCACCTGCCGCCGGGCTCGACGCGCCTGCCGTACTACACCGAGTTCGCCTTCGGCGTGGTCGATGCTGCCGATCACCGCGGACTGTCGGTGATCCTCCTCCCCCACCGCCTTGCCGACGACTCGACACCGCCCGCGGCGTTCGTGGACGGGTACATCGTGGTCGACGCGACGGTCGAGGATGCCGGCATCCGGGCCATCCTCGACACGGGCCGCCCCGTCGTGAGCGGCGAGCACGTGCTCGGCGGGGAGGACCGGGTCGCGGGCAGCGTCGTGTACGACCACGACACTGCCCTGCGCGGCCTTCTCGGTCACCTGACCGATCGGGGAGCCGAGCGCATCGCCGCCGTCCTGCCGCCCGACGGCACCAGCTGGAGCCGCGAGCTCACCGCGACGTTCACGTCGTGGATGACGGAGCGCCGCGGCATCCCGATCATCCGCACGATCGGCTTCGTCCCCACCGCCGACGAGGTCGACACAGCGGTCGCCGACATCCTCGCCACCGAGCGGATCGACGCCCTCATCGTCGCGCCGAGCGGGTCGGCCGCCCCCGCACTCCAGGCCGCTGCGCGCGCCGGACGACGCGTCGGCGACGACCTGCTGCTCGCCGCCTACGTCGACGAGCCGATGCACGCGCTCCTGACCCCGGCGGTCACCTCCTTCGATCTCGAGGCCCGAGCCTTCGGCTCCGCCTGCCTCGAGCTACTGACCGCGGTGACGGATGCCAAGCCTCCGGCCGATCGCGTGCGCGTCATCGCCCCCCGGCTCCAGGTGCGCGCGAGCACAGCCGGTGCCTAG
- a CDS encoding ABC transporter permease, translating into MSALTLERDLPRTASLSQTVQNTLTMAGRGLLKIRRTPEQLIDVTVQPILFTLMFTYIFGGAIAGDVQSYLPIIIPGILVQTVITTSVVTGTQLREDMDKGVFDRFRSLPIARIAPLSGALLADTVRYAIATTLTFTMGYIMGFRPEGGLWAVVAAGLLVIACSWAISWIFAFFGVIARSASSVQGISMIILFPLTFLSNAFVPANTMPSWLQWFVDANPVSHLVTAVRDLVNSGTLGSDAVISLIGAAVIVAVFAPLTVRAYMRKA; encoded by the coding sequence ATGAGCGCCCTGACCCTCGAACGCGATCTGCCCCGCACCGCGAGCCTTTCGCAGACCGTGCAGAACACCCTCACCATGGCGGGCCGCGGTCTGCTGAAGATCCGGCGCACGCCGGAGCAGCTCATCGACGTGACCGTGCAGCCGATCCTGTTCACGCTGATGTTCACCTACATCTTCGGCGGCGCGATCGCCGGAGACGTGCAGAGCTATCTGCCGATCATCATCCCCGGCATCCTCGTGCAGACGGTCATCACGACCTCGGTCGTCACCGGTACGCAGCTGCGCGAAGACATGGACAAGGGCGTGTTCGACCGGTTCCGGTCGCTGCCGATCGCGCGCATCGCGCCGCTCTCGGGCGCGCTCCTGGCCGACACTGTGCGGTACGCGATCGCGACGACGCTGACCTTCACGATGGGCTACATCATGGGCTTCCGGCCCGAGGGCGGTCTCTGGGCGGTCGTCGCGGCGGGACTCCTCGTCATCGCGTGCTCGTGGGCGATCAGCTGGATCTTCGCGTTCTTCGGCGTCATCGCCCGCAGCGCGTCCAGCGTGCAGGGGATCTCGATGATCATCCTGTTCCCCCTGACGTTCCTCTCCAACGCGTTCGTCCCGGCGAACACCATGCCGTCGTGGCTTCAGTGGTTCGTCGACGCCAACCCTGTCTCGCATCTCGTCACCGCGGTGCGCGATCTCGTCAACTCCGGCACGCTCGGTTCCGATGCGGTCATCTCGCTGATCGGCGCCGCGGTGATCGTGGCGGTCTTCGCTCCGCTCACGGTGCGCGCCTACATGCGCAAGGCCTAG
- a CDS encoding ATPase, protein MRVRFFGGLSVATDDGDAVVPGRGQQSLLLRLAVDAGTTVSVRALAEDLWPIDTPDDPRAALQSLVSRLRRALPAGSVSSAPGGYRLDVSRAEVDITRFQDLVADARTSGDAARAREALALWTGDVWTPGDGFDWLVRDLLEDRAHAERLAATVPIAMAPAAVVPAPLPAPVTSLIGRGDELDAIRARLTTDRLVTVIGPGGAGKTTLAVETARALADAIIVELAPAAAGEVWTAIAGAVGRGVRVRDTSGPPSTSAERVAEAVSGREVVIVLDNCEHVSREAAEAALTLLGMSAGVRVLATSREPLGIPGEAFVDLGPLPPSDAEELFARRVRSARGSEPRADERDTAVRIVQRLDGLPLAIELAAARSRTLDLAEIDAGLDDRFALLSHGPRLSSERHRTLRALIDWSWDTLTDDERVALRAAAVFPDGIGASDAAAVADVFGVDADAFDALVDRSLLTRRDGRFRMLETVREYGLDRLRASGDDERYRITAADVLSRLASGRERDVRGPGLPAALAWFDANDENLTAALRTRVRAHDRRGGARLVRSLLWPWAIRERSDDLRRAVADVADTDAELDDEPTVVVEAVALFSSSFPERGETAGFSPAAFAARRAQLEEAARRYPSEVTALVPPLLRLAGSVLAAGDGDAARTWHVDVTDEEFAAAPPWSQAILHTLGAGAAQNSGDIRTLGEESERAVQMFTEIGDPWGQGFASQLHAEWLILEGRLEEALAVTDRSSQAIRGLTSLSDYLQQRAQAVGILLRLGREDEARSRTEEIERLAAADGSVRSLGQAAMTTAHVDVATGDGEAALRAVESIALEPGFPDQFIAWRDAQRAQALLLLGRHEEARAALREAIRRAALSRDYPIVAMVLLAVAGWNAATGRRALAEEALARAAAVRGAADVLDPFHVWVRARLAALPDAPTTEGPGIRSPLTDVDAEALAALLD, encoded by the coding sequence GTGCGGGTGCGGTTCTTCGGCGGATTGAGCGTCGCCACGGATGACGGGGATGCCGTCGTGCCCGGGCGCGGCCAACAGTCGTTGCTCCTGCGCCTCGCGGTGGACGCCGGTACCACCGTGAGCGTCCGCGCGCTGGCCGAGGACCTCTGGCCGATCGACACTCCCGACGACCCGCGCGCCGCGTTGCAGTCGCTCGTCTCCCGTCTTCGTCGCGCTCTGCCCGCCGGCAGCGTGTCGTCGGCCCCGGGCGGCTACCGCCTCGACGTCTCGCGCGCCGAGGTCGACATCACCCGGTTCCAAGACCTGGTGGCCGACGCCCGAACGAGCGGAGACGCCGCGCGCGCCCGCGAAGCACTGGCGCTGTGGACGGGAGACGTCTGGACGCCGGGCGACGGCTTCGACTGGCTCGTCCGCGACCTGCTCGAAGACCGCGCCCACGCCGAGCGGCTCGCGGCGACGGTCCCCATCGCGATGGCTCCCGCGGCCGTGGTTCCCGCACCGCTTCCCGCGCCCGTGACGAGCCTGATCGGCCGCGGCGATGAACTCGACGCCATCCGCGCGCGCCTCACGACCGATCGCCTGGTCACCGTGATCGGTCCGGGCGGCGCCGGCAAGACGACCCTCGCGGTAGAGACGGCCCGCGCTCTCGCCGACGCGATCATCGTCGAGCTCGCGCCGGCCGCTGCGGGCGAGGTGTGGACGGCGATCGCCGGTGCCGTCGGTCGCGGCGTGCGCGTGCGCGACACGAGCGGTCCACCCTCGACCTCGGCCGAGCGCGTGGCCGAAGCCGTCTCGGGTCGCGAGGTCGTGATCGTCCTCGACAACTGCGAGCACGTGTCACGCGAGGCTGCGGAAGCCGCCCTGACTCTGCTCGGAATGAGCGCGGGGGTGCGCGTGCTGGCGACGAGCCGTGAGCCCCTCGGCATCCCGGGCGAGGCCTTCGTCGATCTCGGCCCCCTCCCGCCCTCCGACGCCGAGGAGCTCTTCGCCCGGCGCGTGCGCTCCGCGCGGGGGAGCGAACCTCGCGCAGACGAGCGCGACACCGCCGTGCGGATCGTCCAGCGCCTGGACGGGCTCCCCCTGGCCATCGAGCTCGCCGCCGCGCGATCCCGCACACTCGACCTCGCCGAGATCGACGCCGGCCTCGACGATCGCTTCGCCCTGCTCTCCCACGGCCCCCGGCTCAGTTCCGAGCGGCACCGCACCCTGCGCGCGCTCATCGACTGGAGCTGGGACACCCTCACCGACGACGAGCGCGTCGCGCTGCGTGCGGCCGCGGTGTTCCCCGACGGGATCGGCGCGTCCGACGCCGCCGCGGTGGCCGACGTCTTCGGGGTGGATGCCGACGCCTTCGACGCCCTCGTCGATCGCTCGCTGCTGACGCGGCGCGACGGACGCTTCCGCATGCTCGAGACCGTCCGCGAGTACGGACTCGACCGCCTGCGCGCCAGCGGTGACGACGAGCGATACCGGATCACCGCAGCCGATGTGCTGTCGAGGCTCGCGTCCGGCAGGGAGCGGGACGTCCGAGGCCCGGGGCTGCCCGCAGCATTGGCCTGGTTCGATGCGAACGATGAGAATCTCACGGCGGCGCTGCGCACCCGCGTGCGGGCACACGACCGACGCGGCGGCGCGCGGTTGGTGCGCAGCCTGCTGTGGCCCTGGGCGATCCGCGAGCGTAGCGACGATCTGCGACGCGCGGTCGCCGATGTCGCCGATACGGACGCGGAGCTCGACGATGAACCGACCGTCGTGGTCGAGGCCGTCGCCCTGTTCTCGAGCAGCTTCCCCGAGCGGGGCGAGACGGCCGGATTCTCTCCCGCGGCGTTCGCCGCGCGTCGCGCCCAGCTCGAGGAGGCCGCCCGTCGATACCCGTCCGAGGTGACCGCGCTCGTCCCTCCGCTCCTGCGGCTCGCGGGCTCGGTCCTCGCTGCCGGCGACGGGGATGCCGCGCGCACCTGGCACGTCGACGTCACCGACGAGGAGTTCGCCGCCGCGCCCCCCTGGTCTCAGGCGATCCTCCACACGCTCGGCGCGGGTGCCGCGCAGAACTCCGGCGACATCCGCACCCTCGGCGAGGAGAGCGAGCGGGCCGTCCAGATGTTCACCGAGATCGGCGACCCGTGGGGGCAGGGTTTCGCGAGCCAGCTGCACGCGGAGTGGCTCATCCTCGAGGGGCGCCTCGAGGAAGCGCTCGCAGTGACGGACCGCTCGAGCCAGGCGATCCGCGGACTCACCTCCCTCTCCGACTATCTGCAGCAACGCGCGCAGGCCGTCGGCATCCTGCTCCGACTCGGGCGCGAGGACGAAGCGCGCTCTCGTACCGAAGAGATCGAGAGGCTCGCCGCCGCCGACGGCTCGGTGCGTTCCCTCGGACAGGCCGCCATGACGACCGCCCACGTCGACGTGGCCACCGGCGACGGCGAGGCAGCGCTCCGCGCGGTCGAGAGCATCGCTTTGGAGCCGGGCTTTCCCGACCAGTTCATCGCGTGGCGAGACGCGCAGCGCGCTCAGGCCCTGCTGCTCCTCGGCCGGCACGAGGAGGCGCGGGCCGCGCTCCGCGAAGCGATCCGACGCGCCGCGCTGTCGCGCGACTACCCGATCGTCGCCATGGTGCTCCTCGCGGTCGCCGGGTGGAACGCCGCAACCGGGCGCCGCGCTCTCGCCGAAGAAGCCCTGGCCCGCGCCGCCGCCGTCCGCGGCGCCGCGGACGTGCTCGACCCGTTCCACGTCTGGGTCCGCGCGCGGCTGGCCGCGCTCCCCGACGCTCCCACGACGGAGGGCCCCGGCATCCGGTCGCCCCTGACGGACGTGGATGCCGAGGCCCTCGCGGCCCTGCTCGACTAG
- a CDS encoding AAA family ATPase has protein sequence MTGSEDFVEIIRAAVAADPGNIGLRVDLVELLLQERLDEAAAEIERIAELGANAATVSVLRARLAAARLRAGQAPDVTPPAPDPGAGTRPVAPVVLPPAPAAPFVPGPPAAPGEPAAPATGSVDDTRPGDAPLLDVSTDQVEKPVWDVERPAVTLSDVAGLDEVKQHLNGAFLLPMRNPEMARMFGKAPRGSLLMYGPPGCGKTFIARAIAGELEANFVHATLADLVRPHFGETEQSIHSLFEAARAARPCVVFIDEFDAIGGRRTSGGSSAQSLRMFASQLLEEFDGVDADNDGVYILAATNRPWDVDPALRRPGRIDRTVLVLPPDEPARLAIVENALRDKPAAAVDARELARRTTEFSGADIAYVVDQAVETAFTESVASGVPRMIGTADLERAAARVVPSTREWFEQIKPVLEYGIDDGTFGQLRAYLKRHRI, from the coding sequence ATGACGGGTTCCGAGGACTTCGTCGAGATCATCCGGGCGGCCGTCGCGGCCGATCCCGGAAACATCGGCCTGCGCGTCGACCTCGTCGAGCTGCTCCTGCAGGAACGACTCGACGAGGCCGCCGCCGAGATCGAACGGATCGCCGAGCTCGGTGCCAACGCGGCGACCGTGAGCGTGCTGCGCGCGCGGTTGGCGGCGGCGCGTCTGCGCGCGGGCCAGGCTCCGGATGTCACGCCCCCGGCGCCGGATCCGGGTGCGGGTACGCGGCCCGTCGCGCCGGTCGTGCTCCCGCCGGCACCCGCCGCACCGTTCGTGCCCGGCCCTCCTGCCGCACCGGGAGAGCCGGCCGCGCCCGCGACCGGCTCCGTCGACGACACGCGGCCCGGCGATGCGCCCCTGTTAGACGTGTCGACCGACCAGGTCGAGAAGCCGGTCTGGGACGTCGAGCGGCCGGCCGTGACGCTCTCCGATGTCGCCGGCCTCGACGAGGTGAAGCAGCACCTGAACGGCGCCTTCCTCCTGCCGATGCGCAACCCCGAGATGGCGCGGATGTTCGGCAAGGCCCCGCGGGGGAGCCTCCTCATGTACGGCCCCCCGGGCTGCGGCAAGACCTTCATCGCGCGCGCGATCGCGGGCGAGCTCGAGGCGAACTTCGTGCACGCGACCCTCGCCGACCTCGTGCGTCCGCACTTCGGCGAGACCGAGCAGTCGATTCACTCCCTCTTCGAGGCGGCGCGTGCCGCGCGCCCGTGCGTCGTGTTCATCGACGAGTTCGACGCGATCGGCGGCCGGCGCACCTCGGGCGGCTCCTCGGCGCAGTCCCTGCGCATGTTCGCGAGCCAGTTGCTCGAGGAGTTCGACGGGGTGGATGCCGACAACGACGGCGTCTACATCCTCGCGGCCACGAACCGGCCGTGGGACGTCGACCCCGCCCTCCGGCGCCCGGGGCGCATCGACCGTACGGTGCTCGTCCTGCCGCCCGACGAGCCCGCGCGGCTCGCGATCGTCGAGAACGCCCTGCGCGACAAGCCCGCGGCCGCGGTCGACGCGCGGGAGCTGGCGCGACGGACCACGGAGTTCTCCGGGGCCGACATCGCCTACGTGGTCGACCAGGCCGTCGAGACGGCGTTCACCGAGTCGGTGGCATCCGGAGTCCCCCGCATGATCGGCACCGCCGACCTCGAGCGCGCGGCCGCGCGGGTCGTCCCGTCGACGCGCGAATGGTTCGAGCAGATCAAGCCCGTGCTCGAGTACGGCATCGACGACGGCACGTTCGGCCAGCTGCGCGCCTATCTGAAGCGGCACCGCATCTGA